In Rosa chinensis cultivar Old Blush chromosome 1, RchiOBHm-V2, whole genome shotgun sequence, a genomic segment contains:
- the LOC112188990 gene encoding disease resistance protein RUN1-like, producing the protein MAPVRIQEPSSTNASPLPCSYHVFLSFRGQDTRKTFTDHLYTALVNAGFRTFRDDDELERGQDIKPELEKAIQLSRSSVIVFSKDYTSSVWCLDELVRILERKRTSDHVVLPVFYDIDPSHVRKQTGSVGKALARHGKKQSPEKLHRWRTALKEVADLAGMVLQNQSDGHESKFIKKIVEVIEEKLCRIPLSVDPYLVGIQYWVESINSWLQDGSSDVGILGIYGIGGIGKTTIAQVVYNSSFKKFEGSSFLENIRETSEQYNGLVRIQKQLLYDLSNRTGVEIHMVAEGINRIKDVIGSKKVLLVLDDVDHRDQLQAIFSMRNCFCPGSKIIITTRHPGLLKLYNDVKEYCIGTLDSDESLKLFCWYAFGQNHPIDAYIELSKRVVHHIGGLPLALKTLGSSLTGQSVDVWESQLQKLETFPNTDILKKLRMSYDALPDDHDKNVFLHIACYFIGKEKHVIIKILDGCGFSSIVGIQNLIDRCLLTIDGYNHEVNMHQMIRDMGREIVRLECAKYPEKRSRLWYHEDSLNVLREKNGSETIEGLALNMHMDTADNASRISDMEVLETNAFTSMHRLQLLQLFGVQLNGGYEDFPKHLRWLCWLQFPLHSIPSHFVLENLVVLEMQNSSLRQVWKGTKHLPSLKILDLSHSSDLTETGDFSLVPNLERLFLEDCRNLVHVHKSIGKLKKLVYLNMKKCQKIEKLPKDILLKSLETLTLSGCSNLYEFPMEMRNMISLKVLEADEVPINRILAGELKSWPPIDKLIDNFWASFPCTLVELSLADCKLSVDAFPRDFGNLSSLKKLYLCENPICSLPDCIRGLGGLDYLGFSRCVYLKSLVGLPRVSRELFTDGCVSLKRITFQSISCLPKSISAYCWKSNVVEIGYWYKLVPIGFVDIEMIKLLGLSHLKSIEPILLSIPAGHSSSNHLMLPIQGLYEYDIFSTFFYGNEDEVPGQFSNRFVGSSSKSFIVPNLRIRGLNIFSVYKSSHNYSPQDVLITEINNKSKRLKWIYGPSCYGIPTEENNVIWLSHWKLRNQLEAGDEVTVSVHMGTRYSCLEIKEWGFEIVHEAEDHQHITATDANLNEDDILLLEAYQVVPGTYFLRGGPMEFNRRNFNLWCPYEQYAKYIEKETQWREIHEMLLLLTIKAARDGTNSCGCREGKIARAKKVIIGVVALAPITHFCVFLFIVYQLTYIWTLHGLMQR; encoded by the exons ATGGCTCCTGTTAGAATTCAAGAACCCTCCTCTACCAATGCGTCTCCTTTACCATGTAGTtatcatgtgttcttgagttTTAGAGGCCAAGACACTCGAAAGACATTCACTGACCACCTCTATACAGCTCTGGTCAATGCTGGATTTCGCACTTTCCGAGATGATGACGAACTGGAAAGAGGCCAAGATATAAAGCCAGAGCTAGAGAAAGCTATCCAACTGTCACGAAGTTCTGTCATTGTGTTTTCTAAAGACTACACATCTTCTGTATGGTGTCTGGACGAGCTTGTCAGGATTCTTGAACGCAAGAGGACCTCCGATCATGTTGTGTTACCAGTGTTCTACGATATTGATCCATCCCATGTGAGGAAACAGACTGGAAGTGTCGGAAAAGCACTTGCCAGACATGGAAAAAAGCAATCACCGGAGAAGTTGCATAGATGGAGGACAGCACTTAAAGAAGTTGCAGATCTAGCAGGCATGGTGCTACAAAATCAAAGTGATGG GCACGAGTCAAAGTTTATCAAGAAAATTGTTGAAGTGATTGAGGAGAAATTATGTCGCATACCCTTAAGTGTTGACCCTTATCTGGTCGGAATCCAATATTGGGTTGAAAGCATTAATTCATGGTTACAAGATGGATCATCTGATGTTGGCATACTTGGCATTTATGGAATTGGTGGGATAGGAAAGACAACCATTGCACAAGTTGTATATAATTCAAGTTTCAAAAAATTTGAAGGTAGCAGTTTCCTTGAAAATATCAGAGAAACTTCTGAACAATACAATGGCTTAGTTAGAATACAAAAACAGCTTCTTTATGATCTTTCAAATCGAACAGGTGTGGAAATACATATGGTTGCTGAGGGAATAAATCGGATCAAAGATGTCATAGGCTCTAAAAAAGTTCTTCTTGTTCTAGATGATGTGGATCATAGGGATCAATTACAAGCAATATTTAGCATGCGAAATTGCTTTTGTCCAGGAAGTAAAATCATTATAACGACTAGACATCCAGGGCTGCTAAAGCTTTATAATGATGTTAAGGAGTATTGCATTGGAACTCTAGATAGTGATGAATCATTGAAACTCTTCTGTTGGTACGCTTTTGGACAGAACCATCCAATTGATGCCTACATCGAACTTTCGAAAAGGGTCGTACACCACATAGGAGGACTTCCATTAGCTCTGAAAACTTTGGGTTCTTCTTTGACAGGGCAAAGTGTAGATGTATGGGAAAGTCAACTACAGAAGTTGGAAACTTTTCCAAACACTGATATCCTAAAGAAACTGAGGATGAGCTATGATGCCTTACCAGATGACCATGACAAAAATGTATTTCTCCATATTGCATGTTACTTTATTGGAAAGGAAAAGCATGTGATCATCAAGATACTAGATGGATGCGGTTTCTCCTCAATTGTTGGCATTCAAAATCTCATTGATAGATGTTTGCTAACAATTGATGGATACAATCATGAGGTGAATATGCATCAAATGATTCGTGATATGGGAAGAGAAATTGTTCGCCTAGAATGTGCAAAGTATCCAGAGAAACGTAGTAGGTTATGGTATCATGAAGATTCTCTCAATGTGTTGAGAGAAAAGAAT gGTTCTGAAACAATTGAAGGTCTTGCTCTGAATATGCATATGGACACTGCAGACAATGCTTCAAGAATTTCAGATATGGAAGTCTTGGAAACAAATGCATTTACAAGCATGCACAGACTACAATTACTCCAACTTTTTGGTGTACAACTGAATGGAGGTTATGAGGACTTTCCTAAACACTTGAGATGGTTGTGTTGGCTTCAATTCCCTTTACACTCCATACCCAGTCATTTTGTTTTAGAGAACCTGGTTGTTCTTGAAATGCAGAATAGCAGCTTGAGACAAGTCTGGAAGGGAACAAAG CATCTTCCATCACTGAAGATCCTTGATCTCAGCCATTCTAGTGACCTTACGGAAACTGGTGACTTCTCATTGGTTCCAAATCTAGAGAGACTGTTTCTTGAAGATTGCAGAAATTTGGTTCATGTCCACAAATCCATTGGGAAGCTAAAGAAACTTGTTTACTTGAATATGAAAAAAtgccaaaaaattgaaaagcttCCGAAGGACATTTTGCTGAAATCACTTGAAACACTTACTTTGTCCGGTTGCTCAAATCTTTATGAGTTTCCAATGGAAATGAGGAATATGATATCTCTGAAAGTTCTTGAAGCCGATGAAGTTCCAATAAATCGAATACTCGCTGGGGAGCTCAAGTCATGGCCACCAATAGATAAACTTATTGATAATTTTTGGGCTTCTTTTCCCTGCACTTTAGTTGAGTTGAGTCTTGCAGACTGCAAACTTTCTGTTGATGCTTTTCCTAGGGATTTTGGTAACTTATCCTCACTGAAGAAACTGTATCTATGTGAGAATCCAATTTGTAGCTTACCTGATTGTATCAGAGGCCTTGGAGGGCTAGATTACCTTGGATTTTCGCGGTGTGTATATCTCAAATCACTTGTAGGGTTACCAAGAGTGAGCAGAGAACTGTTTACCGACGGTTGTGTATCATTGAAAAGGATTACTTTTCAATCGATTTCATGCTTACCAAAGAGTATATCTGCGTATTGTTGGAAGTCCAATGTAGTTGAGATTGGTTACTGGTACAAGTTAGTACCTATTGGATTCGTTGACATAGAAATGATCAAGCTTTTGGGCTTGTCCCACTTGAAATCCATTGAACCCATTTTATTGTCCATCCCTGCAGGACACAGCTCTTCAAATCACCTAATGCTTCCCATCCAG GGACTGTATGAGTATGATATATTCAGCACATTTTTTTATGGAAATGAGGACGAGGTTCCAGGGCAGTTCAGTAATAGATTTGTGGGATCATCCTCAAAATCTTTTATAGTGCCTAATCTCAGGATCCGAGGCTTGAACATCTTCTCTGTCTATAAAAGTTCACATAACTATTCACCTCAGGATGTATTAATTACCGAAATCAACAATAAGAGCAAGCGTCTGAAGTGGATCTATGGGCCTTCATGCTATGGCATTCCAACTGAAGAAAATAATGTGATATGGTTAAGCCACTGGAAGTTGAGGAATCAGTTGGAAGCTGGCGACGAAGTCACTGTTTCAGTACATATGGGTACGCGGTATAGTTGCCTTGAGATAAAAGAGTGGGGATTCGAGATTGTGCATGAGGCAGAAGACCACCAACACATCACCGCAACAGATGCAAATCTTAATGAGGACGACATTCTTTTGTTAGAAGCCTATCAGGTGGTGCCAGGAACATACTTCCTCCGTGGTGGACCTATGGAATTCAATAGGAGAAATTTTAATCTTTGGTGTCCTTATGAACAATATGCCAAGTACATAGAAAAAG AGACACAATGGAGGGAGATTCACGAAATGCTTCTCTTGTTAACAATTAAAGCAGCGAGAGACGGCACTAACAGCTGCGGTTGCAGAGAAGGCAAGATCGCCAGAGCCAAGAAGGTCATCATTGGGGTTGTCGCACTCGCTCCAATCACTCACttctgtgtttttcttttcatagtTTATCAACTTACATATATTTGGACTCTACATGGATTGATGCAACGGTAG